The following are encoded together in the Phaseolus vulgaris cultivar G19833 chromosome 9, P. vulgaris v2.0, whole genome shotgun sequence genome:
- the LOC137821370 gene encoding 20 kDa chaperonin, chloroplastic-like: protein MASAQLTAIASSVSTTSFERLRPSAFQMGRVRIGNLPQRSFRGLVVKAATVVAPKYTAIKPLGDRVLVKVKEAEEKTVGGILLPSTAQTKPQGGEVVAVGEGKAVGKTKVDVSVKSGAQVVYSKYAGTEVEFDGTKHLILKDDDIVGILETDDIKDLKPLNDRVLIKIAEAEEKTAGGLLLTEATKEKPSIGTVIAVGPGQLDDEGNRKPLSVSPGNTVLYSKYAGNDFKGKDGEYIALRVSDVMAVLS from the exons ATGGCCAGCGCTCAGCTCACAGCAATAGCGTCATCAGTCTCCACGACTTCGTTTGAAAGGCTTCGGCCTTCAGCATTTCAGATGGGCCGTGTGAGGATTGGGAATCTCCCCCAAAGGTCCTTCCGGGGTTTGGTTGTCAAAGCCGCCACTGTTGTTGCCCCTAAG TACACTGCAATTAAGCCTCTGGGTGACAGAGTACTGGTAAAAGTTAAGGAAGCGGAAGAGAAAACTGTAGGTGGGATTTTGCTTCCCTCAACTGCTCAAACGAAGCCTCAAGGGGGTGAGGTGGTTGCTGTTGGTGAAGGAAAGGCAGTTGGGAAGACAAAAGTGGATGTTAGTGTGAAG TCTGGTGCGCAAGTTGTGTATTCCAAATATGCCGGTACTGAGGTAGAATTCGATGGCACAAAGCATCTTATTTTGAAGGATGATGACATTGTTGGTATACTTGAAACTGATGACATCAAGGATCTTAAACCCTTGAATGATAGAGTCCTCATAAAG ATTGCTGAAGCCGAGGAAAAAACTGCTGGTGGTTTGTTGCTTACTGAGGCAACCAAGGAGAAGCCTTCTATTGGAACA GTGATAGCAGTTGGTCCAGGGCAATTGGACGATGAAGGCAACAGAAAGCCATTATCCGTGAGTCCGGGGAACACAGTTTTGTATTCCAAATATGCTGGAAATGACTTCAAGGGCAAAGATGGCGAATATATTGCCTTGAGGGTCTCAGATGTCATGGCTGTCCTCTCCTAG